GGGCCCGCGGCCGCGGCCAGGGCGTGGGCGGCGTTCTGGCGGACCTCCGGGTCGGGATCGCCGAGCAGCGGCAGCAGCAGGCCGGCGTCCGCGGCCAGGGCCTGACGGGCGGCCTGCACCGACCAGGTCCCCAGGTAGCCGGAGGCCTCGAAGACCAGCTGGTCGTCGGCGCGCGCCGCGCGGAGCAGGCCGGTGCGGCTGCCGTCGCCGAAGTGCTGACGGCGGGCCAAGCCGGCGAGGCCCGCCAGGATCTCGGCGCGGTGGTCGGAGCGCATGAGGGCGATGCGGATCAGGAACGGAACGGCCAGCGCGCCGGCCGCGCAACCGGTATCGCTGTGCAGCAGACTGCTCCACAACCGGTGGAATGCCATGTGCACACTGCGCTCGTCGCCGGTACGGACCTGCTCCAGTGCGGCGGGGACGTCGGTGCCGGGCCCGTAGGAGTGGTGGAAGCGGTCCCAGGGCGCGGCGCCGTAGTCGAAGCCGTCCTTCGCCGCAGCTGGCATCGGGGCGACGACGAAACGCACATCCTCCACGGTCCCGGCGTGGAAAGCCCTGCCGCCCTCATCCCAGCGAGCGGGAACACCCGGACCGCCCTGCCGGCTCATCGTTCCTTCTTCCCGGAGCCGGTCCGGTACCGCTGCTCAAGATCGTCAATGTCCATGGCAGCGCACCGTAGCGCCCGCCTCCGACACCGGTTGGTGCGGGAAGCCCCGAGGGAATACGGCATGGCGGGAATGATGCTCCCCGCCAGTCGGCGCCTCGCCACGCCGGTGCGGCGGGGGCCCGGTCTGAGGGGGGAGTCGGCCGGGCCCTTCG
The window above is part of the Kitasatospora sp. NA04385 genome. Proteins encoded here:
- a CDS encoding HEAT repeat domain-containing protein, encoding MSRQGGPGVPARWDEGGRAFHAGTVEDVRFVVAPMPAAAKDGFDYGAAPWDRFHHSYGPGTDVPAALEQVRTGDERSVHMAFHRLWSSLLHSDTGCAAGALAVPFLIRIALMRSDHRAEILAGLAGLARRQHFGDGSRTGLLRAARADDQLVFEASGYLGTWSVQAARQALAADAGLLLPLLGDPDPEVRQNAAHALAAAAGPCETLVRSLHVRLRAEDDPAVRACLVLAIGQLAWEERHAATIEQMRAWWQDPFRPIEVRVCAALSWLCLTDGPVPGDLRALLDISATGDLAALLGPTPWMIRVDDEGNGLRKCLDQMYNPEKHPHFTSSLG